The sequence GAGCCGTCACATCTCTTTTGCGAACCTGCGCCTTTTCGATTTCGGGGTGCATCTCATTGTAGGAAGGATGCCCCTCTGCCTTGTAGAAAAGCCCGATGGGAAGCTTATCCTTTGTTTTTGAGAGCTTTAATGCAGCATCAGCGTCCGTCACATCGTGGTTTTCGATTTTAACAACCCTTTCCTGATAATACTCATACTGGTATTTTCCGCCGAAGGTTACGCACGGCTGAAAAACATCTATCAGCGCAAAGCCGTTGTGGTTCAGCCCGCCGAGGATAAGCTCCGCAAGCTGCTCCGAATCGCCGGAAAAGCCTCTGGCAACGTATGTCGCTCCGGCATCTATTGCGATTGCGATGGGGTTAAGCGGCTCATCCACAACGCCGAACGGAGTGGATTTGCTGGGCGAGCCTACATCATTGGTGGGGGATGCCTGTCCGGTTGTGAGACCGTACACCTTGTTATTATGCACAATATAGGTGAGGTCGACATTGCGGCGCATAGAGTGGACGAAGTGTCCCACACCCATGCCGTAGCCGTCCCCGTCGCCGCCGTTTACGAGAACCTTCATATCAGGGTTGGCAAGCCTTATCCCCGTGGCAACGGGCATTGTTCTGCCGTGGAGCCCGTGGAAGCCGTATGCGCGCACATGGTTTATCATTTTGCCTGAACAGCCTATACCAGAGACAAGCGCGAGCCTATGCGGTTCTACACCAGCTTCGGCAAGGGCTTTCTTTATGCTGTTCCAGATGGCGAAGTTACCGCAGCCCGGACACCATACGGGTTTTTGTCCTGTGTTGTAATCGAGTGCTTTCATTTCGCCGCCTCCTCTGCAAAGCTTACAATCTCTTCATTGAAAAACGGTCTGCCGTCGTATTTAAGGAAAGTTTTTTCAATTATTATGCCCGTATTCTCGGCGATTATGCCTCTGAGCTGGGCTGTGTAGTTGTTTTCCATCACACAGAGGTTTCTTCCCTCAAGCATTTTCTTAACCTTGTCCCAATTAAGGGGAATGACGGCGGGAAAATGTATAAAGTTGAATTTATCGGTATGTTTCATGGCTTCAAGCAGCATCATCTTCACCGAGCCGAAGCATACGAAGGTAAGCGGCGCGTCCTTTTTGCCGAAAAGCTCAGGGTGCGGCATATCGTCAGTGAGAGGCTTAAGCTTGCGGAAGCGTCTTTCCACCTGACTTTTGCGTACGTCCGCCTTATCGCTCACGAAGCCTTCGTCTGTGTGCTCGTTACTGCTGGCTATGTATA is a genomic window of Geovibrio thiophilus containing:
- a CDS encoding thiamine pyrophosphate-dependent enzyme, with translation MKALDYNTGQKPVWCPGCGNFAIWNSIKKALAEAGVEPHRLALVSGIGCSGKMINHVRAYGFHGLHGRTMPVATGIRLANPDMKVLVNGGDGDGYGMGVGHFVHSMRRNVDLTYIVHNNKVYGLTTGQASPTNDVGSPSKSTPFGVVDEPLNPIAIAIDAGATYVARGFSGDSEQLAELILGGLNHNGFALIDVFQPCVTFGGKYQYEYYQERVVKIENHDVTDADAALKLSKTKDKLPIGLFYKAEGHPSYNEMHPEIEKAQVRKRDVTALLEELV